ACGGGCGCTGCTGGAAGGTTTCCACGGCGCGCCGAACTGCGGAGAACTCGCCTATGCGCTGATGTGGGCCAATCATGACTGGACTGACATTCACCCTCTCCCGGCGGACGGCAGCGCACGGCTGCTTCACCGCGGCGCGGTCACGCCGGAGAGCTTTGAACGGATGACTGATTATATGATCGGAACCCACTTCCGGCATCCGTCCTATTGGAAAATCGACGGCTGCCCGTATTTCTCGATTTACGAAGTTTACCAGCTGGCCGCAGGGCTCGGCGGCTGGGAGAATGCGGCGGCCGCGCTCGGCCGGTTCCGGAGCAAGGTGCGGAAGGCCGGCTTCCCGGGGCTGCACCTGAACGCGGTGCTCTGGGGCGTGCAACTGCTTCCGGGCGAAACGGCGGCGGACTGTCCGGAAGAGATCGTCCGGCGCCTTCGATTCGACAGCGTGACCAGCTATGTCTGGGTTCACCACGCCCGGCTCGACCGCTTTCCGCGCACCGGCTGCCGCGAAGTGTTTGAGGCGAACCGCGCGTATTGGGAGGAGGCTGCCCGGAAGTTCGGCGTGCCGTATTTCCCGAATGTGACGGTCGGCTGGGACCCGTCTCCGCGAACTGTCCAGAATCTGCCGTTCACCAACGCGGGTTATCCGCATATGCCGATCATGGAACAGGCTCCCCGCGAATTCGGGGCGGCGCTGGAGGCCGCCGCACAGTTCGCCGCCGGACTCCCGCCCTCGCAGCGGATCGTGACCGTCAATGCCTGGAATGAATGGACCGAGGGCAGCTATCTCGAGCCGGATGAAGCGAACGGCTTCGCCTGTCTCAACGAGATCCGCTGCCGGAAGCGTCCGGCCGAAGCCGTGGTCTGATTCCGCGCGGGAACCGGAGTGCGGCTCCGGCTATGAGTGCCGGACGCTGCGTTTCCGGTCGCGGTACTCGCCGGGCGGCAGGCCGCGCCGTTTGCGGAACACCCGGGAGAAATAGAATTGATCCGTGAAGCCCGCCGCGAATGCTGCTTCGCCGACCGTCGCCTCCGGATTGGCGCGCCAGTACTCTTCGGCTTTTTCGAGGCGGCGCTCGATCAGCAGTTCCTTGAAGCTGGTCTGGTAGTTGCGGCGGAGGAACTGCGAAATGGTCGAAACGCTGCGGCCGAGCTTGCGCGCCATTTCCGGCAGCCGGATTTCCTCGGTACAGTGCTGCTCGAGGTAGCGGTCGATGTCGTGACGCAGCCGGTCGCCCTGGAGGACCGCGAGTTCGCGCACGCTGATGTAATCGATCAGCATTTTGAAAAGCCCGAGCATGTTTTCGAGCTTTTCGGCGTTGATTTTCGGCAGGGCGTGGAATGCCGCGCCGAGCCGCGCCCGCTGTTCGGCCGTCGCGCACCGTTTCAGCATGCAGTCCGGGACTTCGTCATTCGAGCGGAACTGGCCGATCATCAGGAATCCGGCCAGTTTGTCATGGATGAACACGGGAGCGATCGCTTCGCGCAGGCCCGCGTGGCAGCGGTAGTCGATGATGCCGCGCTTTGCGACGGCTTCGGTCCGCTTGGCGGTGTCCATCGAAAGACACTCCTTCAGCGTGCCGAGCTCCTGCTGGACCATCGCGCAGTAGTCGCTGTTGCGCATATGCTGGCCGCGGCGCAGCTCGCGCCCGTCCACGGAGAAGAAGGTCACGCGCAGGTCCAGCACTGCGGCGAAGTGGTCGATCAGGGACTGAACCTCATCGCTCAGAAACAGTTCGAACGCAGTTGTCATCGCTTTTTTCCCTTCGGCGTGACCGTTGATTTAACGCTTCGCTTTCCCGGCTTCCGATTCAGGGATAAGCTCTCACCTTTCCTACTATATCTCCGGAATGCGGAAAAGTCCATAGGTGTTGTGAAAATTTCCATTTTGCAAATCCGCTCCGCATTCTATATTGGGTAGGAGGGAAACTGATCTTCATATAAGGATATTCGACAATGAAATACGATTTGCGCGGCGTCTGCGGCTCCTTTGATCTCCGGGGCGAATATGTGATCGGCGTGCCGTTCGGCACGGGCCATATCAACGATACATTCGCGGTGACGTTCGACCAGAGCGGCACCCGGGTCCGCTACATCGTGCAGCGGGTCAATACGAATGTGTTCAAGCAGCCGGAGCAGCTGATGGAGAACTTTGAACGTGTGACCTCCCATATCCGCGAGAAGATCCGTCTCGAACGTGCCGGGAATCCGGCTACGCGTCACAGGACGCTCGAGCTGGTTCCGGCGAAGGGCGGCCGTCCGTTCGTGCGCGACGGCGAAGGGAACTTTTTCCGCTGTTACTGCTTTGTCGAAAATGCGCGCACCTACGACATCCTCGAGACGCCGGAGCAGGCGTTCGAGGCGGCTTCGGCGTTCGGGTGTTTCCAGAACGATCTTGCCGATCTCGAGGGGCGGTTGAATGAGACGATTCCGAATTTCCACAACACGGTTTCGCGCCTTGCCGCGTTGGAGCGGGCGGCAAAGGAGGACCGTGCCGGGAGGCTGGCGGCGGTCGGGCCGGAGCTCGAGTTCATCCGGCGGCGCGGCGCCGACTGCTCGAAACTCCTTGACCTCCAGGCGGCAGGGGAGATCACCGAACGGACGACGCATAACGACACGAAGCTGAACAACGTTCTGATCGACGACCTGACCGGCAGCGGCTGCTGCGTGATCGATCTCGACACGGTCATGCCGGGGCTGCCGCATTACGACTTCGGAGACATGGTGCGCACGGGGACGAGTCCGGCGCTCGAGGACGAACGCGATCTGTCGAAGGTCGTCATGCGTTTCGGGATGTTCGAGGCGCTGCTGCGCGGTTACCTGGCTGGAGCCGGGAACTTTCTTTCTCCGCTGGAGAAGTCGCTGCTGCCGTTTGCGGGTCGGCTGATCACGCTGGAGACGGCGATTCGTTTCCTGACCGATTACCTGGAAGGGGATGTCTATTTCCGGATTCACCGTCCGGAACACAACCTCGACCGCTGCCGGACGCAGATAGCGCTGGTGCGTTCGATGGAAGAACAGTCCGATGCGATGCAGAGACTGACCGAAGAGATGATGAAGTAAAAATCAAGGCGGCTTAGCCGCCTTGATTTTTACTTTATTATCTTTTTTGGCACATTTGCAGACGCATCCTTACTCAAGCATCCCCTGCTGAGCATACCACGCCCGGAGGAAGCTGTTCCTGATCCACTCGGTCGGCAGCTTTTTCCCCGCCGCTTTGTATTCGTCGATTTTCCGCTGTAACGCGCAATCGGCTTCATATCGCTTCCGTATCGCCCCGGAGGAGGCGGCATGTTCCGCGATCGAGTGGTTGATGAACCGTTCCGCGTCGGTAAGCGCCTGCTCGGGCGTCGCAAGTCCGTTAGTGAACTTTTCGTATGCGTAGTTCAATTTGTTGTCGCCGAGCGGGTAATACGGCGACACCGGATCGTTGAAACCGATCGTTTTCGCCCATTTCAGCTCGTTTGCGTGCAGATTGCCTTCGTTCGGATATTCCGGCGGATTCAGGTATTCCGGATTGTTCTCCGCGAAAGCCGGATTCGGCGGCAGCCCGTCCGCACCGGTGATGATCTGATTGTTGTATTCGCGGTCAGCCAGGAAGAGCAGGAAAAGTTTCGCATATTCCGGATACTTCGTCCCCCGGTAGATTCCGGTGCTGCGGGCGAGAAGCCGCATATTTTTGAATCCGAACTGAGGAAGCTGGCTGAACGACTGGCGCACC
The nucleotide sequence above comes from Victivallis lenta. Encoded proteins:
- a CDS encoding glycoside hydrolase family 99-like domain-containing protein yields the protein MKDIQIAVYYFPNYHADPRNEAVHGRGWTEWELVRSARPRFPGHRQPKVPLWGWEDEADPRVMARKIRAASDSGIDAFLFDWYYYDDGPFLERALLEGFHGAPNCGELAYALMWANHDWTDIHPLPADGSARLLHRGAVTPESFERMTDYMIGTHFRHPSYWKIDGCPYFSIYEVYQLAAGLGGWENAAAALGRFRSKVRKAGFPGLHLNAVLWGVQLLPGETAADCPEEIVRRLRFDSVTSYVWVHHARLDRFPRTGCREVFEANRAYWEEAARKFGVPYFPNVTVGWDPSPRTVQNLPFTNAGYPHMPIMEQAPREFGAALEAAAQFAAGLPPSQRIVTVNAWNEWTEGSYLEPDEANGFACLNEIRCRKRPAEAVV
- a CDS encoding PocR ligand-binding domain-containing protein; translated protein: MTTAFELFLSDEVQSLIDHFAAVLDLRVTFFSVDGRELRRGQHMRNSDYCAMVQQELGTLKECLSMDTAKRTEAVAKRGIIDYRCHAGLREAIAPVFIHDKLAGFLMIGQFRSNDEVPDCMLKRCATAEQRARLGAAFHALPKINAEKLENMLGLFKMLIDYISVRELAVLQGDRLRHDIDRYLEQHCTEEIRLPEMARKLGRSVSTISQFLRRNYQTSFKELLIERRLEKAEEYWRANPEATVGEAAFAAGFTDQFYFSRVFRKRRGLPPGEYRDRKRSVRHS
- a CDS encoding phosphotransferase enzyme family protein is translated as MKYDLRGVCGSFDLRGEYVIGVPFGTGHINDTFAVTFDQSGTRVRYIVQRVNTNVFKQPEQLMENFERVTSHIREKIRLERAGNPATRHRTLELVPAKGGRPFVRDGEGNFFRCYCFVENARTYDILETPEQAFEAASAFGCFQNDLADLEGRLNETIPNFHNTVSRLAALERAAKEDRAGRLAAVGPELEFIRRRGADCSKLLDLQAAGEITERTTHNDTKLNNVLIDDLTGSGCCVIDLDTVMPGLPHYDFGDMVRTGTSPALEDERDLSKVVMRFGMFEALLRGYLAGAGNFLSPLEKSLLPFAGRLITLETAIRFLTDYLEGDVYFRIHRPEHNLDRCRTQIALVRSMEEQSDAMQRLTEEMMK